Proteins encoded within one genomic window of Triticum aestivum cultivar Chinese Spring chromosome 2D, IWGSC CS RefSeq v2.1, whole genome shotgun sequence:
- the LOC123049046 gene encoding protein PELPK1, whose amino-acid sequence MPHKNTMASLVFLMALLLSCSSMTSAARHLEEALPKEYPPHPIVPELPKPQLPPHPAVPELPEPEPPHPLVPELPHPMVPEVPKHELPPHPLVPEVPHPMVPEVPKHELPPHPAVPELPKPKVPHPAVPEVAKEPEVPHPIVPEVPNKHEQPHPMVPEVPKHELPPHPVMPELPKPELPHPVAEVPKEHELPHPIVPEVPKEHELPHPAIPELPKTEMPHHAVPEVPKEPHVPHPEVPEVLKEPELPHPAVPEVPKHEMPPFPKAELPPKPELHFLEPEAKP is encoded by the coding sequence ATGCCGCACAAGAACACCATGGCCTCCCTTGTCTTCCTCATGGCGCTGCTGCTCTCATGCAGCTCCATGACCAGCGCAGCACGGCACCTAGAGGAGGCCTTGCCCAAGGAGTATCCACCACATCCGATCGTCCCGGAGCTGCCAAAGCCCCAACTCCCGCCGCACCCTGCCGTGCCCGAGCTGCCGGAGCCTGAGCCACCGCACCCTCTCGTGCCCGAACTGCCACACCCCATGGTGCCAGAGGTGCCAAAGCATGAACTGCCACCGCACCCTCTCGTGCCCGAAGTGCCACACCCCATGGTGCCAGAGGTGCCAAAGCATGAACTACCACCGCACCCTGCTGTGCCCGAGCTCCCGAAGCCTAAAGTGCCGCATCCGGCTGTGCCCGAGGTGGCAAAGGAGCCTGAAGTGCCACACCCAATCGTACCAGAGGTGCCAAATAAGCATGAACAGCCGCACCCCATGGTGCCCGAGGTGCCAAAGCATGAACTGCCGCCGCACCCTGTTATGCCCGAGCTCCCCAAGCCTGAACTGCCGCATCCGGTTGCCGAGGTGCCAAAGGAGCACGAACTGCCGCACCCCATCGTGCCAGAGGTGCCAAAGGAGCACGAGCTGCCGCACCCTGCCATACCAGAGTTGCCGAAGACTGAAATGCCACACCATGCCGTGCCAGAGGTGCCAAAGGAGCCCCATGTGCCGCACCCTGAGGTGCCAGAGGTGCTGAAGGAGCCCGAGTTACCGCACCCTGCTGTGCCAGAGGTCCCGAAGCATGAAATGCCGCCGTTCCCCAAGGCCGAGCTGCCCCCGAAGCCCGAACTTCATTTTCTGGAGCCAGAGGCCAAGCCATGA